CAATATTTTCTTGAGGTTAGGTAAACTGCAAaccaataaaataaatgatCATCACATCAAtacccatttaattaattacctTTTGAAAATTTAGTTTGTGATTAAACTCATGAATGATTGAAAGTTTAGAGCCACGATCTCAAAAAGTTAAAACCGAGTGAATAATAAGATAATTAATCAGCCACATAGTTTGACCTAGTAAAGTTAGTAATCAATCACATTTCAAAATTTACAACATAATATAAAGAAGGGAGTCATAGGCCTTTTGATATATCTTGTTTATAAATTATGTGAATTTGTTACTTCTATCTTATCGTAGAGTTTAAAGTTAGGAATTCACTCCATCATCGAAACTCAAAATTTGGTTAGAATATTTGTCAGTTGGACTGTGATTCGTGAACAATTAGATCGTATGATCATTGTTAATCAACTTTTTATCCATATTAATTAGGATTGCTTAATCGCTTGTTTCGGTTATAAACAGGACATAATTTGGCCTGTCCAATcaaaccaatgttttaaaaaccggaccggaccgtccggttcgaccggttcaaCTGCGAACTGGTCGGTGGTCCGGTCCGGTTAGCACTATAAAACCAGTGACATGTTCAACCGCCATGAACCGCCGAAACCGGCCGGCCGGACCGGTCTGGCCGGAAACCGAAAACCGGTTCAAAtgcttttaaaaattttatccTAAAATTTTGGCCTTCATAGAGGTCAAACTCAAGACCTTCTGGTGAACTTACCAACAATTCTACCACTACACCACAAGGACTTCTTGGTAGTAATATGAACATAAgttattttcatatgttaaacacgaaatattttatctatataaactaataatccgtgtttaatacgtatatatgtatattaagaatatgtgattaattatattaaaagtttacTACTATGTGATTATATACTATgagtatttactaaatatatgtttttaatttatgtttattttttgtataatattattttgccgcattactttttgaaaataatactatgaacttatttatttttatacataaatattaaattttttatttacaataacttactactagtataatttatatattgaattatatttgttgataaaaaggtaataaaattttatcattcactaaaaatatattctttttaattttatattcttttaagataattcattttaattttatatattcttttaagaaattgttaattataatatatttcatatattttaattatacttttacaatcactaatgttttataatataggagtttataattatacatagagtttaatactagtttttaatattgtgtattataatttattattgtatttaaacttaacgtcattaaatattctaatatactagtacaagacttgttttctataataatactattaaatgtataatactataatatttattgataaaatatttaattaaattttattatttactactaaataaataaataaatatatatatatatatataaacagtattccggttcaaccaatggttcgactagtgaaccggttgaaccagtgaaccagtaatgacgccggttcgcttgccggtccggtttttaaaacattgaatcAAACTGAATAGCAATCCTTTCATTAATGTAGATACGATTATTATTGggctttttaaaaaattatcttAGTGGTTGTAATTGGGTTAGTCATTTCAATTGGGCCTTATTTACTCACCATGGAAATAAATTGGGAAAGGGAAATTCTATCCATATCCTATATTTACTCACCATAGctctaaatttaattaattaaataaataaataatagacGGTTTATTTTATGTCTATTTGTGGCCAATTTTGCTTTAAGATCTGTATCGCCGTCCAATACTTCTCATATTATTTTTCGTGAACGAAGAATAAGAATAGAGTATTTGAACAACTCAATTACGAAAAAGTATAAATTATACAGTCTTCATATCAATAgttatttttatgaatattattATTCAATACATTTTATTTAGTATTTATTGATATCTCGAGATCTCATTTTAATCATAGTGGTATTTTGTGTTAAACAGGATGCATGCACAGGCTGACATTGGCAGTGCTTTCGGGGGCAGCAACTTACCATTATTACAATGAAAAGCGGGCTGAAGAAAAAGCGACTTCATACGAGGATTTTGTCTCTTTTTCgatcctttttttccttttcgtATTTGTACGCAATAATTAATGTATATACGTTATAATGTTGACGGAATATTAGTCTTCTTCTTTTAAGGAAACTTAATCCAGCATTTTATGATTAAAGTGGACCTCCCTTGAACAATTCACTAAATTTGAATGACTGATAATTTTTGACACATTTAATGAATGTTATCACTATAACACTACCTTGGTGGAAAAATAGACATCTCAATATGTTTCAATagcattttcaattttattaatcATATTATATAGTGTCGTTTCATGAGTAATTGTGAATTTGTGACGGGTAACTAAGAAATTATTTATTCAAAAACTACTTAATTTATTAATGAGAGGAAAAACATTTTTTATGTACTTTATGGTAACTCAAACTCCAGATTTATTCAATCCTACTCCAGCCATGACAGTCCACATGCCTACATCTTCTGCAGTTAAATGACCAATTTGCCCTTTTCCAAACTTCATTAGctatatttcattttctaataaaaataacatatcaTTAGATATATTTTATTTCCCAAACAAACCATAATCTTGAATGGTATGATTGGAGAAAGAGTATTATAATTGTGTActattttaattgatgtttACTGATATTAGAAATTCATGTCATCATCTAATGATGGTAAAAAATTCATGTCATCATCTAATGATCGCAACGGCAATAATAGACATGAATACAAATGTAAATTACCCGGGCGAATGGGCTTATTTCCTAACCACTGACGAAGCCAGCGCCCCGGTTCGATCCCGTCCGAGTTCTGTTTCCAGGGTGTTCAAGAGAGTTAAAGTGaggtgttgttgaagaagaccTACTACGCTTTGGGCCaataattgttttgttttgggcTACTTCAATTGATTGGTCCATTTGATAGTTTTTGGGTTTACAAGAAAATATGAAAACCCTACCCAAATTCTCCCAACCCCCAAGGCTTCGATATGCAATtcaactataattaattaatttattgagTGTAAAATCAATGTAGCCCATGCTCTTTCAAAATTGTATCTATGGAAAAGAATAAATCTAGGGTAGAATCAAATCTATTCTACTCCTATTAGATTTGAATGTCCTAATTGGTCTCGATTTGTTTTTCCTTTCCAACGCCTATATATACTACTAAGAAAGATACCAATATATTCTCTTCTTTATATTCTTCTCATTACTCCTCTTATTCGTTGTGTAGAGAGAATGGATTGCTGCATTTGCAAACCGACTCTTTATTTTCACCACACgaatataaaaaatcaaatctgCATAGACTGCTTCGAAGGGGCGAAAAGAATAATCATGTTCGTCCACAAAGCTGAAACTGATAAATCCTTTGATTTTTATCCATCAAATTACAATAAGGTACCATAATTCGTTTTTCCTTTGTTTTAGTCAAAATTAGAAAAGACTCATTTTGATTTCGAAAACTAAGAATTCATATGTGTGTAATAGGGATTTGTAAAGGCCTTGAAATGGATGGCGGATACGAAGATGGAAAATGATCAGAGGAAGAATTCAAGTGGCTTTGCCACCGCTTTGAGGGATCAAATCCACACTGATATTCAAGTCATGGCCGGTGACAACGAGTCCCCGATACCCGCTCATAGAGTAATACTGGTACGTACAAATAAATTCACAGTTCCGATCTTCAACTGATAACCAACGATTTTGTCGAATTTTCTAGTTTTGGCCAAATTCTCTTAAAAATTGGTATGTTAGTTTAGGTTCAACATGTTGGTATATAACAAGTCCAACGTACTTGGCCCACCAGTCCGATTTTGAACCGGTCAAATTGAAATCGAACCGTTAGAACTAGAACATGTGAGAACAGTTCCAAGAATTTGGACCGAATAGGGTTTTCATTATCTAAGGGCAAATAAATATAGGAAACGagttgaaaatttcaaaaaattatctCCATTTAGTACGCTAAAAATATTTGCATCCCCTAATTTTAGTTTGGACGTCTAAAAATAAAGACGCAAGCATTGGTGGTATATTAAAAACACATAAATTGCACTAAAAAATGTCCTTCACCGTTCTTCTTTATAGTGTTCGGTTAAGCATTACATGTTACTAAATGTTATACTACACACATCCACAGGCAATGAGATCGACAATATTTCGAAACATGCTAGATTCGGACCAATGCAAAGCTCCGGCAAATAAAACGATAACGCTACCGGAGCTGTCTCACGAGGAACTAGACGCCCTACTCGAGTTCTTGTACAGTGGAAGCCTTCCAAAAGAGAAGATGGAGAAACACATTTGCTCGTTGGCGATCGCTGCAGACAAATACGAGATCCCTTTGCTGCAGAAGTTTTGCGAAAATGAGATGCTTGGATCACTGAAATCATCCAACGCGCTTGATATCTTGGAAATAGCTGACGCTTGCTCCAACCAAAACCTTAAAGAAACAACCATAAGCTTCATTGCAAGAAACATGGAAGATGTAGTTTTCTCCTCCCGCTTTGAGGACTTCGTGCTCAAGAATCCTCATCTAAGTTTACAAATCACAAGGGCATCTGTcacgaataataaaaaatgaaatattggTAGTTCTTACAAGGTGGAGATGATGGGTCTCCTTCCTTTTCTTTTGCACAAGAACGTTCATGGATTTTATATTCGATATGATTGATCAAAATTTTACTACTAAACTTCATAAT
This genomic interval from Salvia splendens isolate huo1 chromosome 13, SspV2, whole genome shotgun sequence contains the following:
- the LOC121762776 gene encoding BTB/POZ domain-containing protein At1g01640-like, whose protein sequence is MDCCICKPTLYFHHTNIKNQICIDCFEGAKRIIMFVHKAETDKSFDFYPSNYNKGFVKALKWMADTKMENDQRKNSSGFATALRDQIHTDIQVMAGDNESPIPAHRVILAMRSTIFRNMLDSDQCKAPANKTITLPELSHEELDALLEFLYSGSLPKEKMEKHICSLAIAADKYEIPLLQKFCENEMLGSLKSSNALDILEIADACSNQNLKETTISFIARNMEDVVFSSRFEDFVLKNPHLSLQITRASVTNNKK